The following coding sequences are from one Nitrospirota bacterium window:
- a CDS encoding N-acetyltransferase gives MLTFSERKDFDPAQLVRLYAQAPWAAGRTADDARDMLAHSDLVLSVWDGSKLVGFGRVLTDYVYRASIWDVIVDQDYQGQDIGTQIMQRILQHPDLKRVELFWLCTRDKQAFYEKLGFTAKEQTGMVWSRSRQARQE, from the coding sequence ATGTTGACCTTCTCGGAGCGAAAGGACTTCGATCCGGCGCAGTTGGTGCGGCTCTATGCCCAGGCTCCTTGGGCGGCCGGGCGGACGGCGGACGATGCGCGGGACATGCTGGCGCATTCGGACCTGGTCCTCTCGGTCTGGGACGGTTCCAAACTGGTCGGCTTCGGCCGTGTGCTCACCGACTATGTCTACCGCGCGTCGATCTGGGATGTGATCGTGGACCAGGATTATCAGGGCCAGGACATCGGCACCCAGATCATGCAGCGCATTCTGCAGCATCCCGACCTGAAGCGCGTGGAGCTGTTCTGGCTCTGCACCCGCGACAAGCAGGCCTTCTACGAAAAGCTGGGCTTCACCGCCAAGGAACAGACCGGCATGGTCTGGTCCCGGTCCCGCCAGGCCCGCCAGGAATAA
- a CDS encoding RluA family pseudouridine synthase: MHTELIITAGETPKRLDVFLTHRQPDLSRSAIQRFIEKGRILVNGLPAKPSLKIKPGDRITMDTPKAEPLTLHGEPIPLDILHEDDALVVLNKPVGLVVHPAPGHWSGTLVNALLHHFERPGGSLSTIGGKERPGLVHRLDKETSGVMVVAKTDQAHRSLAGQFKHHSITRAYEALAWGAIKKQEGVIELAIGRDTKERKKFSARTSNPKASATGYKVLSRLGKLATRVELRPRTGRTHQIRVHLTALGHPVLGDPTYGGSKVKTLEGVMIPRVMLHARTLGFTHPLSGEYREFSAPAPADFEAVFEALRAVASRK, from the coding sequence ATGCACACCGAACTGATTATCACGGCCGGCGAAACCCCCAAACGCCTGGATGTGTTTCTGACCCACCGGCAGCCGGACCTTTCCCGATCGGCCATCCAGCGGTTCATTGAAAAGGGAAGGATCCTGGTGAACGGCCTCCCGGCCAAACCGAGCTTGAAGATCAAGCCGGGCGACCGGATCACGATGGACACGCCCAAGGCCGAGCCGCTGACGTTGCACGGTGAGCCGATCCCGCTGGACATCCTTCACGAAGACGATGCCCTGGTCGTCTTGAACAAACCGGTCGGGCTGGTGGTGCATCCGGCTCCCGGCCATTGGTCGGGCACCCTGGTCAATGCGCTGCTCCATCATTTTGAGCGGCCGGGCGGATCGCTCTCGACCATCGGCGGCAAGGAGCGGCCGGGCTTGGTTCACCGGCTGGACAAGGAGACCTCCGGCGTGATGGTGGTGGCCAAGACCGACCAGGCGCATCGGTCGCTGGCCGGGCAGTTCAAGCACCACAGCATCACGCGGGCCTATGAAGCCCTGGCCTGGGGCGCGATCAAGAAACAGGAAGGCGTGATCGAGCTGGCGATCGGACGGGACACGAAGGAGCGGAAGAAGTTTTCCGCCCGCACCAGCAACCCGAAAGCCTCCGCCACCGGCTACAAGGTACTGTCCCGGCTCGGCAAGCTGGCGACCCGCGTGGAGTTGCGTCCGCGCACCGGCCGTACCCATCAAATCCGGGTGCATCTCACGGCGCTCGGGCATCCGGTGCTGGGCGACCCCACCTATGGCGGCAGCAAGGTGAAGACGCTGGAAGGCGTCATGATTCCTCGCGTGATGCTCCATGCGCGAACGCTGGGATTTACGCATCCCCTCAGCGGCGAGTATCGGGAATTCTCAGCTCCGGCACCGGCGGATTTCGAAGCGGTCTTTGAGGCGCTTCGAGCCGTTGCCTCCCGGAAATAA